The Longimicrobiaceae bacterium genomic interval GGACACGCGGGCGCTGCTGCAGGGGATCGCCGGGATCTCTTCGAGCAGCGACAAGCGGGAGATGCTCTCCGTCCTGGCCGGCTCGCACGGGGGCACGGCGGAGTTCTGGCCCGAGTGGCTGCGCGCCGTCGGTACGGTGAGCTCCGGGAGCGACCGCCGGGAGCTGCTTGCGAAGGCGGTGCGGGAGCTCCCGCACGACCAGGCGCCCCCGGCCGCGCTCTTCACCGCGCTGGACGGGATCCCCTCCAGCTCCGACCGGCGCGAGGTGCTCCTGGCCCTGGTGGCGAAGTGGGGAGGGAGCGCCCCCACCCTGCAGCGGACGCTGGGCTCCACGGCGCGCCTGAACTCGTCCAGCGACCGGCGCGAGGTGCTGGGGAAGGCGGCGAAGAGCCCCGCGCTGGGATCGGTGCTCCCGCAGTACCTGGACGTGGTGGAGGGGATGGGCTCTTCCAGCGACCGGCGGGAGGCGCTGGGCGCCGTGCTGCGCAACCCGGCGCTCCCGCAGTCCCGCGACGCCTCCGTGCAGTGGCTCCGGGCGGTGGGGAAGACGAAGTCCGACAGCGACAAGGCCACGCTGCTGATGAGCGCGGTCGACCGTCTCCCCGCCGACCGCGCGGTCCGCGCCGCCTTCGCCGCGGCGGTGGAGACGATCTCTTCCGACACCTACTACAACCAGGTCGCCACCGCCTTCCTGCGCAGCCAGGTCGGCCGCAGCTGAGCTGCCGGAGGAGCCCCGCCGCACCGGCGGGGCTTTTCCCGGCCTACGTCTACGAAGCTCGTCGTACGACGACGATCGTCGCGAACCGCACAACCGGAGAACGGGCAATGCAGAGCTGGGGGAGATGGACACCATGGGCGTGCGCCGTGCTGCTCCTGGCGGCGCTCCCGGGGCGGGCGCAGGGCCCGGCGGAGGGATCCGCTCCCGCCGCGGCGGCGCCGACCGCGCGGGCGGCGCGGATCGAGGGGGCACCTCCCACGGTGGACGGGCGCCTGGACGACGCGGCCTGGGCCCAGGCGGAGCCCGTGACCGGCTTCGTGCAGCGGACGCCGCGCTCCGGGGCGCCCGCCAGCGAGCGGACCGAGGTGCGGGTGCTGTACGGCCCGGACGCGCTCTACGTGGGGGCCCGGATGCACGACTCCGCTCCCGACTCGGTGGCGGGGCAGCTCACCCGGCGCGACACGCAGGTGTACAGCGACTGGTTCTCGGTGGGGGTGGACAGCCACGCCGACGGCCGCACCGGCTTCCTGTTCGCGGTGAACCCGCGCGGGGTGAAGCGCGACGTCCTCCTCTTCAACGACACCGACGAGGACTCCGGGTGGGACGCCGTGTGGGAGGCGGCGGCGCGCCGGGACTCGCTGGGGTGGACGGCGGAGCTCCGCATCCCCTTCTCCCAGCTCCGCTACGCGACGGCGGCCGGGGAGCGCGTCTGGGGCGTGAACTTCCGGCGGGAGATCGCCCGGCGCGGCGAGGTGTCGTACTGGGCGCCGGTGCAGGCGAACGACGCAGGCTTCGTGTCGCGCTTCGGGCGGCTGGCGGGGATCGGCGAGCTGCCGCGCCCCCGCAGGCTGGAGGTGCAGCCGTACGCCTTGGGCCGGCTGGTCCGCGCCCCCGGCGACGCCGCCGACCCCTTCCACCGCTCCAACGACGTGCTCGGCACCGCCGGGGCCGACGTGCGCTACGGGATCACCTCCGACCTGACGCTCACCGCCACGCTGAACCCGGACTTCGGGCAGGTGGAGGTGGATCCCGCGGAGCTGAACCTGAGCGCGTTCGAGACCTTCTACTCCGAGCGGCGCCCCTTCTTCCTGGAGGGGGCGGACGCCTTCCAGTTCGGCCGAACGCGCGCCAACGTGATGACCTCGCTCCCGCGGCTCTTCTACTCCCGCCGCATCGGGCAGGCCCCCATGCGCACCCTGGGCGGGAGCGGGTACGCCTACGTGGACGCCCCGCAGCAGACCACCATCGCGGGCGCCGCCAAGCTGAGCGGGCGCCTGGGACGGGGATGGTCGGTGGGCGTGATGGACGCGGTGACGCTCCCGGAGGAGGCGCGCTTCCTGGACCGGCAGGGCGTCCGGCAGGCGGAGACGGTGCAGCCGCTCTCGAACTACTTCGTGGGGCGGGTGCGGCGCGACCTGGGCGCCGCCGGCTGGGCGGGGAGCTTCCTCACCTCCGTGCACCGGGAGCTGGACGACCCGGCGCTCGCGGGGATGGCGCGCTCGCAGGCGTACGTGGGCGGGGTGGACTTCGAGCGCGCCTGGAAGGGGCGCGACTGGATCCTGGCCGGCTTCGTGGCGGGGAGCCACGCCGCCGGCTCGGAGGAGGCCATCGCCGCCACGCAGCTTCGCAGCACCCGCTACTTCGCGCGCCCGGACGCGGAGCACCTGCGCTTCGACCCCACGCGCACCTCGCTCACCGGCTACACCGCGCAGGCCTCTCTGAACGGCCGGGTGGGGAAACGGTGGCGGGGCTCGGCCTGGTACCAGCAGATCAGCCCCGAGTTCGAGGCCAACGACCTGGGGTTCCAGACCCGGGCGGACCTGAGGGCGGCAACCACGCTCGTGGAGTACCGGGTGAACGAGCCTGGCCCCGTTTTTCGGGACTACGGCTTCTTCACCTGGGGGCTGGGGAGCTGGAACCTGGCGGGCGACAACCTGTCGGCACGGCTCCAGGCGGGGGGGCAGGCCACTTTCCGCAACTTCTGGAGCGTCGGCGGCGAGGTGGGGGTGAACCCGGAGACGTACAGCGACCGCCTCACCTGGGGAGGGCCGCTGGCCCGCACCCCGGCGGGGGCGGAGTGGGGCGCCTGGGTCGAATCGGACTCGCGGAAGTCCGCCTCGTTCGACGCATACCTCAGCGGGGGCGC includes:
- a CDS encoding DUF5916 domain-containing protein, translated to MQSWGRWTPWACAVLLLAALPGRAQGPAEGSAPAAAAPTARAARIEGAPPTVDGRLDDAAWAQAEPVTGFVQRTPRSGAPASERTEVRVLYGPDALYVGARMHDSAPDSVAGQLTRRDTQVYSDWFSVGVDSHADGRTGFLFAVNPRGVKRDVLLFNDTDEDSGWDAVWEAAARRDSLGWTAELRIPFSQLRYATAAGERVWGVNFRREIARRGEVSYWAPVQANDAGFVSRFGRLAGIGELPRPRRLEVQPYALGRLVRAPGDAADPFHRSNDVLGTAGADVRYGITSDLTLTATLNPDFGQVEVDPAELNLSAFETFYSERRPFFLEGADAFQFGRTRANVMTSLPRLFYSRRIGQAPMRTLGGSGYAYVDAPQQTTIAGAAKLSGRLGRGWSVGVMDAVTLPEEARFLDRQGVRQAETVQPLSNYFVGRVRRDLGAAGWAGSFLTSVHRELDDPALAGMARSQAYVGGVDFERAWKGRDWILAGFVAGSHAAGSEEAIAATQLRSTRYFARPDAEHLRFDPTRTSLTGYTAQASLNGRVGKRWRGSAWYQQISPEFEANDLGFQTRADLRAATTLVEYRVNEPGPVFRDYGFFTWGLGSWNLAGDNLSARLQAGGQATFRNFWSVGGEVGVNPETYSDRLTWGGPLARTPAGAEWGAWVESDSRKSASFDAYLSGGADRAGGWRRSAGGSLRLRPSGALQVTVGPSVERSHGTAQYVTTVEDPRARDTFGRRYVFAGIDRTTLSATTRVNWTFSPTLSLQLFAQPYVASGDYGGYRELEAPRTRDFAVYGRDRGTLCSYATAGGVRHAVDPVGAGACPASLPAAGDERFTVRFGERDVNLRSLRGNAVLRWEYRPGSTLFLVWQQQRSEDAALGDFRFGRDSGALFRAPAENVFLVKMTYWLGY